In a genomic window of Telopea speciosissima isolate NSW1024214 ecotype Mountain lineage chromosome 5, Tspe_v1, whole genome shotgun sequence:
- the LOC122661241 gene encoding elongation of fatty acids protein 3-like, with product MGIATIQQPFTYWLSEHPAIVGFRWSHTQSWGSTWSFLFTSIAAYITLSVFLHLVLALFRRRRPVPLGPIPALHSLSMALLSVIIFVGILLSATAEIRDTRWFWRRTKTPFQWLLCFPLGTRPSGRVFFWSYVFYLSRFLHLLRTFFTVLRRRKLTFFQLFNQSILICMSFLWLEFSQSFQVLAILSATLVYSVVYGYRFWTAIGLPSACFPFVVNCQVVLLGCNLVWHVGVLLLHLKGGCNGIGAWVFNSVLNGAILLLFLNFYVKMHLRKRKLVAVEDDPLTTHTCSAASGLEARSEMDKIEEKKDP from the coding sequence ATGGGAATCGCAACAATTCAGCAACCCTTTACATATTGGCTGTCGGAGCACCCAGCGATCGTTGGGTTCAGATGGAGTCATACCCAGTCATGGGGTTCTACATGGTCCTTCCTATTCACTTCCATAGCCGCCTATATTACCCTCTCTGTCTTCCTTCACCTGGTCTTGGCTCTCTTCCGCCGCCGGCGACCGGTGCCGCTGGGGCCTATCCCGGCCCTACATAGCCTATCCATGGCTCTTCTATCTGTTATCATTTTTGTTGGAATCCTCCTCTCTGCCACAGCCGAGATACGCGACACCCGGTGGTTCTGGCGGCGCACTAAGACCCCTTTCCAGTGGCTTCTCTGCTTCCCCTTGGGAACTCGCCCCAGCGGACGTGTATTCTTCTGGTCTTACGTCTTCTACCTCTCTCGATTCCTTCACTTGCTTCGCACCTTCTTCACAGTACTCAGGCGTCGGAAACTCACATTTTTCCAGCTCTTCAACCAGTCGATTCTCATCTGCATGTCCTTCCTCTGGCTTGAATTCTCGCAATCGTTTCAGGTTTTGGCCATACTTTCTGCCACTTTAGTGTATTCGGTGGTCTATGGGTATCGATTCTGGACAGCGATCGGGCTGCCCAGTGCTTGCTTCCCCTTCGTGGTGAATTGTCAGGTAGTGTTGTTGGGCTGCAACTTGGTGTGGCATGTTGGGGTACTTCTGTTACATTTGAAAGGTGGGTGTAATGGAATTGGGGCTTGGGTCTTCAATTCTGTATTGAATGGTGCCATTCTCCTGCTGTTCTTGAACTTCTACGTGAAGATGCATCTCAGGAAGAGAAAGTTAGTTGCAGTCGAAGATGACCCTTTAACGACCCATACATGTTCTGCTGCCTCTGGCTTGGAAGCAAGAAGTGAGATGGACaagattgaagagaagaaggacCCTTGA